From Anopheles arabiensis isolate DONGOLA chromosome 3, AaraD3, whole genome shotgun sequence, a single genomic window includes:
- the LOC120902261 gene encoding tetraspanin-11-like, translating to MGSGGRMDCCGQCVKYSMFVANFVIFLGGAIVFSLGIWTLVDKHFINELLGTNLFSGAVYVLIATSALVCLLSFFGCMGAAKEYKCMLLTYFILVFLIFVTMLIGGILGYVFREKVSQTMGDEMRSSMSLYGSRRSITTAWDETQERLKCCGVRSYSDWRGDIPQSCCQRTLDGYKPCIENPSPENIYINGCLEITSSYIRDNAAIIGGAGIGVAVLLIFGMIFSCSLFRMIE from the exons ATGGGATCCGGCGGTAGAATGGACTGCTGCGGGCAGTGCGTAAAGTACAGCATGTTTGTGGCCAACTTTGTCATCTTC CTTGGCGGTGCGATCGTGTTCAGTTTGGGCATCTGGACGCTGGTGGACAAACACTTCATCAACGAGCTGCTCGGTACGAACCTGTTCTCCGGTGCGGTGTACGTGCTGATCGCCACCTCCGCCCTGGTTTGTCTGCTGTCGTTCTTCGGATGCATGGGCGCGGCCAAGGAGTACAAGTGTATGCTGCTGACG TACTTCATACTAGTGTTTCTCATCTTCGTGACGATGCTGATCGGCGGCATCCTGGGGTACGTGTTCCGCGAGAAGGTATCGCAAACGATGGGCGACGAGATGCGCTCGTCCATGAGCCTGTACGGTTCGCGCCGCTCGATCACGACGGCCTGGGACGAAACGCAGGAGCGGCTGAAGTGTTGCGGCGTCCGGAGCTACAGCGACTGGCGGGGCGACATCCCGCAGTCCTGCTGCCAGCGGACGCTTGATGGCTACAAGCCGTGCATCGAAAATCCGAGCCCGGAGAACATCTACATCAACGGGTGTCTGGAGATCACCTCGAGCTACATACGCGACAATGCGGCCATCATCGGTGGGGCCGGTATCGGGGTGGCGGTGCTGCTCATCTTCGGCATGATATTCTCCTGCTCACTGTTCCGGATGATCGAATAG